From one Dermatophagoides farinae isolate YC_2012a chromosome 5, ASM2471394v1, whole genome shotgun sequence genomic stretch:
- the LOC142597553 gene encoding uncharacterized protein LOC142597553 has protein sequence MAYILGGEELNNFLRYVTLAEHPADLVVNTDHEHPITTFVVIERRNFCINIKNPLLKYFNMDNRIMDSHCRLLNECPISSSNDNVGDKTKEKEQNNDNKKIEQHHHNQYYYNTNNEKVPKFSNYKQDNNDVFNQRKKHFHHHHHHHHHHHYQNIRFYVRRGMA, from the exons ATGGCCTATATTTTGGGTGGTGAagaattgaacaattttctaCGATATGTGACATTAG CCGAGCATCCAGCAGATCTAGTGGTGAACACAGACCACGAACATCCCATTACGACATTTGTGGTAATAGAACGAAGAAATTTTTGTATTAATATCAAAAATCcattattgaaatatttcaatatgGATAACCGGATTATGGATTCACATTGtcgattattgaatgaatgtccAATATCGAGCagcaatgataatgttggtgataaaacaaaagaaaaagaacaaaacaatgataataaaaaaattgaacaacatcatcataatcaatattattacaatACGAACAATGAAAAAGTGCCAAAATTTAGCAATTATAAAcaagataataatgatgtttttaatcaacgaaaaaaacattttcatcatcatcaccaccaccatcatcatcatcattatcaaaacattcgattttaTGTACGACGTGGAATGgcctaa